The Pirellulales bacterium region GGAAATGGTCGGGCAACAAAACGATGGCATCGATTCGAAACGGCCACCGCGTCTTGCAAGCCCGGAAGGCGGCGCGTAGTGACAAGCGCGCCGCTGCGCCGCACAGTATTTGCGCCCTTCCTTGCGTCACCACCGTGAAGAAGTACGTACCGCCGGGCACGAAGTAACGGCGATAGTCCGGCATACACAGCTCGCAACATCGCGTAGGGTGCCCTGCGGGCACCAGAATTATGACGACGGCAGCGCAAGAAAGCACATTTGGCAAGATTTGCACGAATGCGATAGGGCATGGTGCCCACAGGGCACCAGAATCATGTAGGGTGCCCTGCGGGCACCAGAATTATGACGACGGCAGCGCAAGAAAGCACCTTTGGCAAGATTTGCACGGATGCGATAGGGTATGGTGCCCACAGGGCACCAGAATCACGTAGGGTGCCCTGCGGGCACCAGAGTTATGACGACGGCAGCGCAAGAAAGCACATTTGGCAAGATTTGCACGAATGCGATAGGGCATGGTGCCCACAGGGCACCCTACAAATACAAAAAAAGTGGAGGCCTTGCGACCTCCACTTTTCGTTGCTGGTATCACACCGTCGCACGAGGCGGCAAGGTCAGGCCGGCACTATTGCATGTCCTGGCCACTGATCGTCGAGTTGCGGAACCCGCCCGTGTAGACGCCGTTGTTAGCGAAGCCAGTGTAGTCTGTTGAAAGCGTCCCAGCCGACGTTGGTATAAACGGCAGACCAGCCGGATTGCACTTGGCACCGTCCGGCGTCATAAGCAAGCAGTAGACAAGGTAGTTAATGTTTTCGTTCATCGTCGATGTGCGGCCATCCGCGTAAGAAACGACAACGATTCCGGGATGATTGCTCGAGGGACGGGCGTACATCATGTCGGTGGCATATCCAACGTCCGCTTGGGGCAAACCGTTGATTTGAGCCAC contains the following coding sequences:
- a CDS encoding transposase, whose translation is MPDYRRYFVPGGTYFFTVVTQGRAQILCGAAARLSLRAAFRACKTRWPFRIDAIVLLPDHF